A stretch of Henckelia pumila isolate YLH828 chromosome 4, ASM3356847v2, whole genome shotgun sequence DNA encodes these proteins:
- the LOC140863614 gene encoding protein IQ-DOMAIN 13-like, whose product MGKKGSWFSAIKRVFSHNSKEKLTDGSDKKSTKEKKKGKGILRHGETKSFIPLFREPSSIEKILGEADQLFIRHPTSSELPKPPPPVALGRPKSPRILSPRTTSHQALSPKTSPPRVFSPKVSSPKVQSPRAVSSKVAPARAVTSRATSSKVPPPKVNQIRKDTSHARRPEPTERDKHLSAAKIQAAYRGYLARRSFRALRGLVRLQGVVRGQNVKRQTMNAMKQMQLLVRVQTQIHSRRIQMLENQALQHQAYKDDKEAASTLSKWTLKQQFEGGRNEDWDDSVLTKEEVEVRSQRKVEAVMKRERAMAYAYSNQLWKANPKSTQSPLNIRSNGYPWWWNWLERQLPASGNSQNQATPKTLSFTPPRPISDYRASPQLLGRNYQETLTPRSSRSAIPVRAKQFQTPGRTPPQATGIKYSKPRSSAANSAYDIPLKDDDSLISCPPFSVPNYMTPTVSAKAKVRANSNPKDRSVPVTPGNDSKRRFSFPLTPNIGSFKWNKGFNDDAASQRVAEKHQPSHLLGDAISVDSTVSMPATVGRKPFNRFV is encoded by the exons ATGGGAAAGAAGGGAAGCTGGTTTTCAGCCATCAAAAGGGTTTTCTCACATAATTCTAAGGAGAAGTTAACTGAT GGATCAGATAAGAAAAGCACCAAGGAAAAGAAGAAAGGTAAAGGCATTCTAAGGCATGGTGAGACAAAATCATTCATTCCTTTGTTCAGGGAACCGAGTAGTATTGAGAAAATATTAGGGGAAGCAGATCAGTTGTTTATCAGGCATCCTACATCTTCTGAACTGCCAAAGCCTCCTCCACCCGTTGCACTTGGAAGGCCGAAGTCCCCTAGGATCCTTTCACCTCGAACTACTTCTCATCAAGCATTGTCCCCTAAGACTAGTCCCCCACGAGTTTTTTCTCCAAAGGTCTCATCTCCAAAGGTTCAATCTCCAAGGGCTGTCTCTTCCAAGGTCGCACCAGCAAGAGCTGTTACTTCAAGGGCTACTTCTTCAAAGGTTCCTCCTCCTAAGGTAAATCAAATCCGGAAAGATACTAGCCATGCGCGGAGGCCGGAACCAACCGAAAGAGACAAGCATCTTTCAGCCGCTAAGATCCAGGCAGCATATAGAGGATACCTG gCAAGGAGGAGTTTTAGAGCTTTGAGAGGTTTAGTGAGGCTTCAGGGGGTGGTGAGAGGCCAGAATGTGAAGAGACAGACAATGAATGCGATGAAACAAATGCAACTTTTGGTTAGGGTTCAAACACAAATTCATTCACGAAGGATCCAGATGTTGGAAAACCAGGCACTCCAACACCAAGCTTACAAGGACGATAAGGAAGCGGCAAGTACCCTAAGCAAATGGACCTTGAAACAACAA TTTGAGGGCGGCCGTAATGAAGATTGGGATGATAGTGTGCTAACTAAAGAGGAAGTCGAAGTGAGGTCGCAGAGAAAGGTGGAGGCAGTCATGAAAAGAGAGAGGGCCATGGCCTATGCATATTCTAACCAG TTGTGGAAAGCTAATCCGAAATCGACTCAAAGTCCTCTGAACATCCGATCAAACGGATATCCCTGGTGGTGGAACTGGTTAGAACGGCAGCTCCCTGCGTCGGGCAATTCTCAGAACCAAGCAACTCCGAAAACCCTTTCTTTTACCCCGCCAAGGCCTATTTCTGATTACAGAGCGAGCCCTCAACTTCTTGGTAGAAACTATCAAGAAACTCTCACGCCAAGATCATCAAGATCGGCAATCCCTGTTAGAGCGAAACAGTTTCAGACACCAGGTCGAACACCTCCACAGGCAACGGGTATCAAGTACTCTAAACCGCGATCAAGCGCAGCTAATTCTGCTTATGACATCCCGTTAAAAGATGACGATAGCTTGATCAGTTGCCCTCCGTTTTCTGTTCCGAATTACATGACACCCACAGTATCAGCAAAGGCAAAAGTGAGAGCAAATAGCAATCCCAAGGATAGATCGGTTCCCGTGACTCCTGGTAACGACTCCAAGAGACGGTTTTCTTTTCCTTTGACACCGAACATCGGCTCTTTCAAGTGGAATAAAGGGTTTAACGACGATGCTGCTTCTCAAAGGGTGGCGGAAAAACACCAGCCTTCGCATTTGTTAGGAGACGCCATTAGCGTGGATTCGACTGTCTCTATGCCAGCTACAGTTGGGCGAAAGCCCTTTAACAGATTTGTGTGA
- the LOC140865877 gene encoding outer envelope pore protein 37, chloroplastic, whose amino-acid sequence MEEVKSDQQPLTTPTGDAGQNGGASPKGGFFGGIFQKGRPKLRLTSEYDSETSVFLNKVSCRLLDNLAKLKLSFHNNSKGEVSDPQVTFASKFFSLHYDVEENDALLKASFEIAPGLQFKADHSVKDCQGEVAMIADLAGPDYKFKLSSAVPSIGKPRASLLFPLGEVIFEEKVEEEEDQKKALAVSGFVKSHVLNGLCTALYSEDSLNLRYAFKDEQLTFVPSISLPSNVLSCAFKRRFSPSDKLSYLYFFDSNNWSVVYKHTVGKDYKFKAGYDSEPRLGWASLWFGDQDGKAKSAPMKLKVQIMLQVPQDDINSSALMFCVKKRWDI is encoded by the exons ATGGAAGAAGTGAAATCCGACCAGCAGCCGCTCACAACCCCCACCGGCGACGCCGGTCAAAATGGTGGCGCCTCCCCCAAAGGTGGTTTCTTCGGTGGGATTTTCCAGAAGGGGCGGCCGAAGCTCCGATTGACGTCGGAGTATGATAGCGAGACCTCTGTCTTCCTTAATAAGGTGTCGTGCAGGCTGCTGGATAATTTAGCCAAATTGAAGCTGTCGTTTCACAACAACAGCAAAGGGGAAGTTTCGGATCCTCAAGTCACCTTTGCTTCGAAATTCTTTTCGTTGCACTACGATGTGGAAGAGAATGATGCGCTGCTCAAGGCATCATTCGAAATTGCTCCTGGACTACAGTTCAAAGCTGACCACTCAGTCAAG GATTGTCAAGGAGAGGTTGCAATGATTGCAGATCTTGCGGGGCCAGACtacaaatttaaattgtcatctGCTGTACCATCAATTGGAAAG CCAAGGGCATCGCTTTTATTTCCTCTTGGCGAAGTTATTTTTGAGGAGAAAgttgaggaagaagaagatcagAAGAAAGCTTTAGCAGTGAGTGGGTTTGTCAAGAGTCATGTTCTGAATGGATTGTGTACTGCTCTATACAGTGAGGACAGTTTGAATTTAAGATATGCATTCAAG GACGAGCAACTGACATTCGTTCCAAGCATTTCTCTACCCTCGAACGTGTTGTCATGTGCATTTAAGCGGAGATTCAGTCCTTCTGACAAGTTAAG CTACTTGTACTTCTTTGACTCAAACAATTGGAGCGTGGTCTATAAACACACAGTTGGGAAGGATTACAAATTCAAAGCCGGATATGATTCTGAACCGCGGCTTGGTTGGGCATCTCTTTGG TTTGGAGATCAAGATGGCAAAGCCAAGTCAGCACCCATGAAGTTGAAAGTGCAGATCATGCTCCAAGTTCCTCAAGATGATATAAATTCGTCGGCATTAATGTTCTGTGTGAAGAAGAGATGGGACATATGA